A region of Streptomyces sp. TG1A-60 DNA encodes the following proteins:
- the rsmH gene encoding 16S rRNA (cytosine(1402)-N(4))-methyltransferase RsmH, with protein MSNSRHVPVMLQRCLDMLAPALTEPGAVVVDCTLGLGGHSEALLTRFPEARLVALDRDKEALRLSGERLAPFGERATLVHAVYDELPDVLDRLGLPRVQGVLFDLGVSSMQLDEAGRGFAYAQDAPLDMRMDQTTGVSAAEVLNTYPPGELVRILRAYGEEKQAKRIVSAIVRERAKESFTNSARLVELIRDALPQAAKRTGGNPAKRTFQALRIEVNGELTVLERAIPAAVKALAVGGRIAVLSYHSLEDRLVKQVFAAGAATTAPPGLPVVPERYQPRLKLLTRGAELPTEEEVAENRRAAPARLRGAERVREDVA; from the coding sequence TTGAGCAACAGCCGCCACGTTCCCGTCATGCTCCAGCGGTGCCTGGACATGCTGGCCCCGGCCCTCACGGAGCCCGGCGCCGTCGTGGTCGACTGCACGCTCGGCCTCGGCGGCCACAGCGAGGCCCTGCTCACGCGGTTCCCCGAGGCCCGGCTCGTCGCCCTCGACCGCGACAAGGAAGCCCTGCGCCTCTCCGGTGAACGGCTCGCTCCCTTCGGTGAGCGCGCCACGCTCGTGCACGCCGTCTACGACGAACTCCCCGACGTGCTCGACCGCCTGGGCCTTCCGCGTGTCCAGGGGGTCCTGTTCGACCTCGGCGTCTCCTCCATGCAGCTCGACGAGGCCGGCCGAGGCTTCGCGTACGCCCAGGACGCCCCCCTCGACATGCGGATGGACCAGACGACCGGCGTCAGCGCGGCCGAGGTCCTCAACACCTATCCGCCGGGCGAACTCGTCCGGATCCTGCGGGCGTACGGCGAGGAGAAGCAGGCCAAGCGGATCGTCTCCGCGATCGTGCGCGAGCGGGCCAAGGAGTCCTTCACCAACAGTGCGCGCCTCGTCGAACTGATCCGCGACGCCCTGCCGCAGGCGGCCAAGCGCACCGGCGGCAACCCCGCCAAGCGCACCTTCCAGGCGTTGCGCATCGAGGTCAACGGCGAGCTCACCGTCCTGGAGCGGGCGATCCCCGCCGCCGTGAAGGCCCTCGCGGTCGGCGGCCGGATCGCCGTGCTGTCGTACCACTCGCTCGAAGACCGCCTCGTCAAGCAGGTGTTCGCGGCGGGTGCCGCCACCACCGCGCCCCCCGGACTGCCCGTCGTCCCCGAGCGCTACCAGCCGCGGCTCAAGCTCCTCACCCGTGGTGCCGAACTTCCCACCGAGGAAGAGGTCGCCGAGAACCGGCGCGCCGCGCCCGCACGGCTGCGCGGGGCGGAACGCGTCCGGGAGGACGTCGCATGA
- the murF gene encoding UDP-N-acetylmuramoyl-tripeptide--D-alanyl-D-alanine ligase — translation MIALSLAEIAEVVGGQTHDIPDPSVQVTGPVVRDSREVESGSLFVAFVGERVDGHDYAAAVVEAGAAAVLASRPVGVPAIVVADVQTALGALARHVVHRLGATLVALTGSAGKTSTKDLLAQVLRRKAPTVFTPGSLNNEIGLPLTALSATEETRFLVLEMGARGVGHIRYLADLTPPRIGLVLNVGTAHIGEFGGREQIAQAKGELVEALPEDGAAILNADDPLVRAMASRTKAKVILFGESGEADVRAENVTLTDAGQPAFRLHTPSGASDVTMRLYGEHHVSNALAAAAVAHELGMSADEIATALSEAGSLSRWRMEVTERPDGVTVVNDAYNANPESMRAALRALAAMGKATQAQGGRTWAVLGKMAELGDDSLAEHDAVGRLAVRLNVGKLVAVGGREASWLQLGAYNEGSWGEESVHVSDAQAAVDLLRSQLRPGDVVLVKASRSVGLESVAQALLDSGVEGEVAAR, via the coding sequence GTGATCGCCCTCTCTCTCGCCGAGATCGCAGAAGTCGTCGGCGGGCAGACGCACGACATACCGGATCCGTCGGTCCAGGTCACCGGACCGGTCGTCCGGGACTCCCGTGAGGTGGAGTCCGGCAGCCTCTTCGTCGCCTTCGTGGGCGAGCGGGTGGATGGTCACGACTACGCGGCCGCGGTCGTCGAGGCGGGCGCGGCAGCGGTGCTGGCGTCCCGTCCCGTCGGCGTGCCCGCGATCGTCGTGGCCGACGTCCAGACGGCGCTCGGCGCCCTCGCCCGCCACGTCGTGCACAGGCTCGGCGCCACCCTCGTGGCACTCACCGGCTCCGCGGGCAAGACCAGTACCAAGGACCTCCTCGCGCAGGTGCTCCGGCGCAAGGCGCCGACGGTGTTCACGCCCGGCTCCCTCAACAACGAGATCGGACTGCCCCTCACCGCGCTCAGCGCCACGGAGGAAACCCGTTTCCTCGTCCTGGAGATGGGCGCCCGCGGCGTCGGCCACATCCGGTACCTCGCCGACCTGACCCCGCCGAGGATCGGCCTCGTGCTCAACGTCGGCACCGCACACATCGGCGAGTTCGGTGGCCGGGAGCAGATCGCCCAGGCCAAGGGCGAGCTGGTGGAGGCCCTGCCGGAGGACGGCGCCGCGATCCTCAACGCCGACGACCCCCTCGTACGGGCCATGGCGTCCCGTACGAAGGCGAAGGTGATCCTCTTCGGAGAGTCCGGCGAAGCGGACGTACGCGCCGAGAACGTGACGCTCACCGACGCCGGACAGCCCGCGTTCAGGCTTCACACACCCTCCGGTGCAAGCGATGTGACCATGCGCCTGTACGGTGAGCACCACGTGTCGAACGCGCTCGCCGCGGCCGCCGTCGCCCATGAGCTGGGCATGTCCGCAGACGAGATCGCCACCGCGCTCTCCGAGGCGGGCTCCCTCTCCCGCTGGCGGATGGAGGTCACCGAGCGCCCGGACGGCGTGACGGTCGTCAACGACGCCTACAACGCGAACCCCGAGTCCATGCGAGCCGCGCTGCGCGCGCTCGCGGCGATGGGCAAGGCCACACAGGCACAAGGGGGTCGTACGTGGGCGGTGCTCGGCAAGATGGCCGAGCTCGGGGACGATTCGCTCGCCGAGCACGACGCGGTCGGACGGCTCGCCGTCCGGCTCAATGTCGGCAAGCTCGTCGCGGTCGGGGGCAGGGAAGCGTCCTGGCTCCAACTGGGCGCATATAACGAGGGTTCGTGGGGTGAGGAGTCGGTGCACGTGTCCGACGCACAGGCGGCGGTCGACCTGTTGCGCAGTCAGTTGCGCCCGGGAGACGTCGTACTCGTGAAGGCGTCCCGGTCGGTCGGGCTCGAGAGCGTGGCGCAGGCGCTGCTCGACAGCGGCGTCGAGGGTGAGGTTGCCGCCCGATGA
- a CDS encoding penicillin-binding protein 2 — translation MVSLALTLVLIAFVVRLLQVQAVDASEYAAKADQNRYVGRVLAAERGGITDRNGVDLAVSTDANDITADPTMFTREQLKVGDGPEQAAALLAPILGADREAITEKLRTRNTRYVLLARRQTPQVWNQISDLKTALVKKARNDKGTVNVLAGVFQEPSSKRVYPNGDLAAGILGWVNAEGKGGGGIEQQLNKRLAGKDGKIRYAQSGGRLVPTAGSTETPAVAGSDVELTIDRDIQWAAQNAITEQVKKSKADRGYVIVQDTRTGEILAMANSPGFDPNDLTKANPDALGNAALQDAYEPGSTAKVMSMAAVLEESVATPGTHVTVPNRLHRGDRLFKDDIDHPTWYLTLNGVLAKSSNIGTILATGELGRNQQESNRILYSYLRKFGIGSYTGLGFPGETKGILAAPADWSTSQQYTIPFGQGVSINAMQAASVYSTIANGGVRVEPTLVRGTKGPDGRFTPAEKPGKTRVVSEKTAKTLARMLESVVDDEEGTGTKARIPGYRVAGKTGTANRVDPATGRYRGYTSSFAGFAPADKPRVTVYCAIQNATEGNYFGGQICGPIYKEVMEFALKTLQVPPTGAKPANLPVTFTP, via the coding sequence ATGGTGAGCCTCGCGCTGACCCTGGTGTTGATCGCCTTCGTCGTACGGCTGCTCCAGGTACAGGCCGTCGACGCGAGCGAGTACGCGGCCAAGGCCGACCAGAACCGGTACGTCGGCCGGGTGCTGGCCGCCGAGCGCGGCGGGATCACCGACCGCAACGGCGTCGACCTGGCGGTCAGCACGGACGCCAACGACATCACGGCCGACCCGACGATGTTCACGCGCGAGCAGCTCAAGGTCGGCGACGGGCCCGAGCAGGCCGCCGCGCTCCTCGCGCCGATCCTCGGCGCGGACCGGGAGGCGATCACCGAGAAGCTGCGCACCAGGAACACGCGTTACGTGCTGCTGGCTCGGCGCCAGACCCCCCAGGTCTGGAACCAGATCAGCGACCTCAAGACCGCGCTCGTCAAGAAGGCCAGGAACGACAAGGGCACGGTCAACGTGCTGGCCGGCGTCTTCCAGGAGCCCAGCAGCAAGCGCGTGTACCCCAACGGCGACCTCGCCGCCGGGATACTGGGCTGGGTCAACGCCGAGGGCAAGGGCGGCGGCGGCATCGAGCAGCAGTTGAACAAACGTTTGGCGGGCAAGGACGGCAAGATCCGCTACGCCCAGTCCGGCGGCCGTCTCGTGCCCACCGCGGGCTCCACCGAGACCCCCGCCGTGGCCGGCTCCGACGTCGAGCTGACGATCGACCGCGACATCCAGTGGGCCGCGCAGAACGCCATCACCGAGCAGGTGAAGAAATCCAAGGCGGACCGCGGCTACGTGATAGTGCAGGACACCCGCACCGGCGAGATCCTCGCCATGGCCAACTCGCCCGGCTTCGACCCCAACGACCTCACGAAGGCGAACCCGGACGCCCTGGGCAACGCGGCCCTCCAGGACGCCTACGAGCCCGGCTCCACGGCCAAGGTCATGTCGATGGCCGCGGTACTGGAGGAGAGCGTCGCCACGCCGGGAACGCACGTCACCGTGCCCAACCGGCTGCACCGCGGCGACCGGCTCTTCAAGGACGACATCGACCACCCCACCTGGTACCTGACGCTCAACGGCGTGCTCGCCAAGTCCAGCAACATCGGCACCATCCTCGCCACCGGCGAACTGGGCAGGAACCAGCAGGAGTCCAACCGGATCCTCTACTCGTACCTGCGCAAGTTCGGCATCGGCAGCTACACCGGCCTCGGCTTCCCCGGCGAGACCAAGGGCATCCTCGCCGCGCCGGCCGACTGGTCGACCTCGCAGCAGTACACGATCCCTTTCGGCCAGGGCGTGTCGATAAACGCCATGCAGGCGGCCTCCGTCTACTCGACGATCGCCAACGGCGGCGTACGCGTCGAGCCCACCCTCGTACGGGGCACCAAGGGACCGGACGGTCGCTTCACCCCCGCCGAGAAGCCCGGGAAGACACGGGTCGTGAGCGAGAAGACGGCGAAGACCCTCGCCCGGATGCTGGAGTCCGTCGTGGACGACGAGGAGGGTACGGGCACCAAGGCGCGCATCCCCGGCTACCGGGTCGCGGGCAAGACGGGTACGGCCAACCGCGTGGATCCGGCCACCGGCAGGTACCGCGGCTACACCTCGTCGTTCGCCGGGTTCGCACCCGCCGACAAGCCGCGGGTCACCGTCTACTGCGCGATCCAGAACGCCACCGAGGGCAACTACTTCGGCGGCCAGATCTGCGGCCCCATCTACAAGGAGGTCATGGAGTTCGCCCTGAAGACCCTCCAGGTCCCGCCCACCGGGGCGAAGCCCGCGAACCTGCCCGTCACCTTCACGCCCTGA
- the murD gene encoding UDP-N-acetylmuramoyl-L-alanine--D-glutamate ligase, which yields MGGREVTDWQGKRVTVAGLGVSGIPAAKVLHGLGASVTVVNDGADERARAQAADLEALGITVRLGDGASLPEGTELIVTTPGWKPGKPLFAAAAEAGVPVWGDVELAWRLRGPEAAPWLAVTGTNGKTTTVQMLASILKAAGLRTAAVGNIGVSLLDVVLGDEEYDVLAVELSSYQLHWSPSLRAHSAAVLNLAPDHLDWHGSMEAYAADKGRVYEGNQVACVYNVADKATEDLVRQADVEEGCRAVGFTLGTPGPSQLGVVDGILVDRAFVENRQKNAQELAEISDVDPPAPHNIANALAAAALARAFGVPAAAVRDGLRAFTPDAHRIAHVADVDGVAYIDDSKATNTHAAQASLAAYESIVWIAGGLAKGATFDELVASSAKRLRGVVLIGADRALIREALERHAPEVPVADLDRNDTGAMSAAVREARTLARAGDTVLLAPACASMDMFVNYNKRGDAFAEAVRELAAADG from the coding sequence ATGGGCGGCCGAGAAGTGACCGACTGGCAGGGGAAGCGCGTCACCGTCGCCGGACTCGGCGTCTCCGGCATCCCGGCGGCCAAGGTGCTGCACGGCCTCGGCGCGTCCGTCACGGTCGTCAACGACGGCGCGGACGAGCGCGCCCGCGCGCAGGCCGCCGACCTGGAGGCGCTCGGCATCACCGTGCGCCTCGGCGACGGCGCGTCCCTGCCCGAGGGCACCGAACTGATCGTCACCACCCCCGGCTGGAAGCCCGGCAAGCCGCTGTTCGCCGCCGCCGCCGAAGCCGGCGTCCCCGTCTGGGGGGACGTCGAGCTGGCCTGGCGGCTCCGCGGCCCCGAAGCGGCCCCCTGGCTGGCCGTCACGGGCACCAACGGCAAGACCACGACCGTCCAGATGCTCGCCTCGATCCTGAAGGCGGCGGGCCTGCGTACGGCCGCCGTCGGCAACATCGGGGTCTCGCTGCTGGACGTCGTCCTCGGCGACGAGGAGTACGACGTGCTGGCCGTGGAGTTGTCCAGCTACCAGCTCCACTGGTCCCCGTCCCTGCGCGCCCACTCCGCCGCCGTCCTCAACCTCGCCCCCGACCACCTCGACTGGCACGGCTCCATGGAGGCGTACGCCGCCGACAAGGGCCGCGTCTACGAGGGCAACCAGGTCGCCTGTGTCTACAACGTGGCCGACAAGGCCACCGAGGACCTGGTCCGTCAGGCGGATGTCGAAGAGGGCTGCCGGGCCGTCGGATTCACCCTCGGCACGCCGGGGCCGTCCCAACTCGGCGTCGTGGACGGCATCCTGGTCGACCGCGCCTTCGTGGAGAACCGGCAGAAGAACGCCCAGGAACTCGCCGAGATCTCCGACGTCGACCCGCCGGCCCCGCACAACATCGCCAACGCCCTCGCGGCGGCGGCCCTCGCACGGGCCTTCGGGGTGCCCGCCGCGGCCGTACGGGACGGGCTGCGGGCCTTCACGCCGGACGCGCACCGCATCGCGCACGTCGCCGACGTGGACGGCGTCGCCTACATCGACGACTCCAAGGCCACCAACACGCATGCGGCGCAGGCCTCGTTGGCGGCGTACGAGTCGATCGTGTGGATCGCGGGCGGCCTCGCCAAGGGCGCGACCTTCGACGAACTCGTCGCCAGTTCTGCGAAGAGGCTGCGGGGCGTCGTGCTGATCGGCGCGGATCGCGCGCTGATCCGCGAAGCGCTCGAGCGACACGCGCCCGAAGTGCCGGTAGCCGACCTCGACCGGAACGACACTGGGGCGATGTCCGCCGCGGTCCGCGAGGCGCGGACGCTCGCGCGGGCGGGCGACACGGTGTTGCTGGCGCCGGCCTGCGCGTCGATGGACATGTTCGTCAACTACAACAAGCGCGGGGACGCGTTCGCGGAGGCCGTCCGCGAACTCGCCGCCGCGGACGGCTGA
- the mraY gene encoding phospho-N-acetylmuramoyl-pentapeptide-transferase has product MMNQILFAGVIGLFLTLVGTPLLIKLLARKGYGQYIRDDGPRTHGSKRGTPTMGGIAFILATIIAYFLAKVISGQPPAYSGLLVLGLMAGMGLVGFLDDYIKIVKRRSLGLRAKAKMAGQLIVGIAFAVLALQFPDVRGQTPASTKISFVEDFGWTIGPVLFVIWALFMILAMSNGVNLTDGLDGLATGASVLVFGAYTFIGVWQFQESCANTETLTNPAACFEVRDPLDLAIVASALMGACLGFLWWNTSPAKIFMGDTGSLALGGALAGLAICSRTELLLALLGGLFVLITMSVVIQVGSFRLTGKRVFRMAPLQHHFELKGWSEVLVVVRFWIIQGICVIVGLGLFYAGWAAEK; this is encoded by the coding sequence ATGATGAACCAGATCCTGTTCGCAGGAGTCATTGGCCTCTTCCTGACCCTGGTCGGCACCCCGCTGCTGATCAAGCTGCTTGCCCGCAAGGGCTACGGCCAGTACATCCGCGACGACGGCCCGCGCACGCACGGCAGCAAGCGCGGTACGCCGACGATGGGTGGTATCGCCTTCATCCTGGCGACGATCATCGCGTACTTCCTGGCCAAGGTGATCTCGGGCCAGCCGCCGGCCTACTCCGGTCTGCTGGTGCTCGGCCTGATGGCCGGCATGGGCCTGGTCGGCTTCCTCGACGACTACATCAAGATCGTCAAGCGCCGTTCGCTGGGCCTGCGGGCCAAGGCGAAGATGGCCGGCCAGTTGATCGTCGGCATCGCCTTCGCGGTCCTCGCGCTGCAGTTCCCGGACGTCCGCGGCCAGACGCCGGCCTCCACCAAGATCTCCTTCGTGGAGGACTTCGGCTGGACCATCGGCCCGGTGCTGTTCGTGATCTGGGCCCTGTTCATGATCCTCGCGATGTCGAACGGCGTGAACCTGACCGACGGTCTGGACGGTCTCGCCACCGGTGCCTCGGTCCTCGTCTTCGGCGCGTACACCTTCATCGGTGTCTGGCAGTTCCAGGAGTCCTGCGCCAACACGGAGACCCTGACCAACCCGGCGGCCTGCTTCGAGGTACGAGATCCCCTCGACCTGGCGATCGTGGCCTCCGCGCTGATGGGCGCCTGCCTCGGCTTCCTGTGGTGGAACACCTCGCCGGCCAAGATCTTCATGGGCGACACCGGTTCCCTGGCGCTCGGCGGCGCGCTCGCGGGGCTCGCGATCTGCTCCCGCACCGAGCTGCTGCTCGCGCTCCTCGGCGGTCTGTTCGTCCTCATCACCATGTCGGTCGTCATCCAGGTCGGTTCCTTCCGCCTCACCGGCAAGCGTGTCTTCCGCATGGCACCGCTCCAGCACCACTTCGAGCTCAAGGGATGGTCCGAGGTCCTTGTCGTGGTCCGTTTCTGGATCATCCAGGGCATCTGCGTGATCGTCGGACTGGGCCTCTTCTACGCGGGATGGGCGGCCGAGAAGTGA
- a CDS encoding UDP-N-acetylmuramoyl-L-alanyl-D-glutamate--2,6-diaminopimelate ligase — MTYPGPPRPARVFAAPLAELAGQLGAERPAGADTVEVTGITHDSRAVRPGDLYAALPGARLHGADFVTQAAGLGAAAVLTDPTGAERAAATGLPVLVVDEPRARMGELATTIYGRPGRDLLQIGITGTSGKTTTAYLVEGGLKTVRSTGLIGTVEMRIGDERIKSERTTPEATDLQALFAVMRERGVDSVVMEVSSHALVLGRVDGCVFDVAIFNNLSPEHMEFHSDMEDYFQAKARLFTPKRSRLGVVNLDDEYGRRLVTEATVPVVTFSAEGHPDADWRAEDVEVGPLDSTFTAIGPKGERVTARSPLAGPFNVANALAAIVALAVAGIDPQTAADGVAAVPGVPGRLERVDAGQPYLAVVDYAHKTDAVESVLKALRKVTEGRLHVVLGCGGDRDRTKRGRMGAAMARFSDTAVLTSDNPRSEDPLAILASMLEGAASVPTHERGEVLLFEDRAAAIAAAVARAQPGDTVLVAGKGHEQGQDVAGVVRPFDDRQVLREAIQQTQG, encoded by the coding sequence GTGACCTACCCGGGACCGCCCAGGCCGGCCCGCGTCTTCGCCGCACCCCTCGCGGAACTCGCCGGTCAGTTGGGTGCCGAGCGGCCGGCGGGCGCGGACACCGTCGAGGTCACGGGCATCACCCATGACTCGCGCGCCGTCCGGCCCGGCGACCTGTACGCCGCCCTGCCCGGCGCCCGCCTGCACGGAGCCGACTTCGTGACCCAGGCGGCCGGCCTCGGCGCCGCGGCCGTCCTGACCGACCCGACCGGTGCCGAGCGCGCCGCGGCCACCGGGCTTCCGGTCCTCGTGGTCGACGAACCGCGCGCGCGGATGGGCGAGCTGGCGACCACGATCTACGGCCGTCCGGGCCGCGACCTGCTCCAGATCGGCATCACCGGCACCTCCGGCAAGACCACCACCGCGTATCTCGTCGAGGGCGGTCTGAAGACCGTCCGCTCCACCGGTCTCATCGGCACGGTCGAGATGCGCATCGGCGACGAGCGGATCAAGTCCGAGCGGACCACCCCCGAGGCCACCGACCTCCAGGCGCTGTTCGCGGTCATGCGCGAACGCGGCGTCGACTCGGTCGTCATGGAGGTGTCCAGCCACGCGCTGGTCCTCGGTAGGGTCGACGGCTGCGTCTTCGATGTCGCGATCTTCAACAACCTCAGCCCGGAGCACATGGAGTTCCACTCCGACATGGAGGACTACTTCCAGGCGAAGGCACGGTTGTTCACGCCGAAACGCAGCAGGCTCGGCGTCGTCAACCTCGACGACGAGTACGGCCGCCGACTCGTCACGGAAGCGACGGTTCCGGTCGTCACCTTCTCCGCCGAGGGACACCCCGACGCCGACTGGCGTGCCGAGGACGTGGAGGTCGGCCCGCTGGACTCGACGTTCACAGCGATCGGTCCCAAGGGCGAGCGGGTCACCGCCCGGTCGCCGCTCGCGGGCCCGTTCAACGTCGCCAACGCCCTCGCCGCGATCGTCGCCCTGGCCGTGGCCGGGATCGACCCGCAGACCGCCGCCGACGGCGTCGCCGCCGTACCGGGTGTGCCGGGCCGTCTGGAACGCGTGGACGCCGGACAGCCGTACCTCGCGGTCGTCGACTACGCCCACAAGACGGACGCCGTGGAGTCGGTCCTCAAGGCACTGCGCAAGGTCACCGAGGGGCGGCTGCACGTCGTGCTCGGCTGTGGCGGCGACCGGGACCGGACCAAGCGCGGTCGGATGGGCGCCGCCATGGCACGGTTCTCCGACACGGCCGTACTCACCTCCGACAACCCCCGCTCCGAGGACCCCCTCGCGATCCTCGCGTCCATGCTCGAAGGCGCGGCCTCCGTGCCGACGCACGAGCGCGGCGAGGTCCTCCTCTTCGAGGACCGGGCCGCCGCGATCGCCGCGGCGGTGGCCCGCGCGCAGCCGGGCGACACCGTGCTGGTCGCGGGCAAGGGTCACGAGCAGGGCCAGGACGTCGCCGGCGTGGTACGTCCCTTCGACGACCGCCAGGTGCTCCGCGAAGCTATCCAGCAGACCCAGGGATGA
- the murG gene encoding undecaprenyldiphospho-muramoylpentapeptide beta-N-acetylglucosaminyltransferase produces MHVVLAGGGTAGHIEPALALADALRRRDPTVGITALGTERGLETRLVPERGYELALIPAVPLPRKPTPELITVPGRLRGTIKATEQILERTKADAVVGFGGYVALPGYLAAKRLGVPIVVHEANARPGLANKIGSRYAARVAVSTPDSKLRDARYIGIPLRRAIATLDRAAARPEARALFGLDPNLPTLLVSGGSQGARRLNEVVQQVAPYLQQAGIQILHAVGPKNELPQVHQMPGMPPYIPVPYVDRMDLAYAAADMMLCRAGAMTVAELSAVGLPAAYVPLPIGNGEQRLNAQPVVKAGGGLLVDDADLTPQWVQQNVLPVLADPHRLYEMSRAAGEFGRRDADDLLVGMVYEAIASRR; encoded by the coding sequence GTGCATGTCGTCCTCGCCGGTGGCGGAACCGCCGGTCACATCGAGCCCGCGCTCGCCCTCGCGGACGCCCTGCGCAGGCGGGACCCGACTGTGGGCATCACGGCGCTGGGCACGGAGCGCGGCCTTGAGACACGCCTCGTCCCCGAGCGCGGCTACGAACTCGCGCTGATCCCCGCCGTGCCCCTGCCGCGCAAACCCACCCCCGAGCTGATCACCGTGCCCGGCCGACTGCGCGGCACGATCAAGGCGACCGAGCAGATTCTGGAGCGCACCAAGGCGGACGCCGTCGTCGGCTTCGGCGGCTACGTCGCGCTGCCCGGCTACCTCGCCGCCAAGCGCCTCGGCGTGCCGATCGTCGTCCACGAGGCCAACGCCCGGCCGGGTCTGGCCAACAAGATCGGCTCCCGGTACGCCGCCCGGGTCGCCGTCTCCACCCCGGACAGCAAGCTCCGCGACGCCCGCTACATCGGCATCCCGCTGCGCCGCGCCATCGCCACCCTGGACCGGGCAGCCGCGCGGCCCGAGGCCCGCGCCCTGTTCGGCCTCGACCCCAACCTGCCGACCCTGCTGGTCTCCGGCGGTTCCCAGGGTGCCCGCCGCCTCAACGAGGTCGTCCAGCAGGTCGCCCCCTACCTCCAGCAGGCCGGGATCCAGATCCTGCACGCGGTCGGCCCGAAGAACGAACTGCCGCAGGTGCACCAGATGCCGGGGATGCCCCCGTACATCCCGGTACCGTACGTGGACCGGATGGACCTCGCGTACGCCGCGGCCGACATGATGCTCTGCCGCGCGGGCGCGATGACCGTCGCCGAACTCTCAGCCGTCGGGCTCCCTGCCGCATACGTCCCGCTGCCCATCGGCAACGGCGAACAGCGGCTGAACGCCCAGCCGGTGGTCAAGGCCGGCGGCGGACTGCTGGTCGACGACGCGGACCTGACCCCCCAGTGGGTCCAGCAGAACGTCCTGCCCGTGCTCGCCGACCCGCACCGGCTGTACGAGATGTCCCGCGCCGCCGGCGAGTTCGGCCGCCGGGACGCCGACGACCTGCTCGTCGGGATGGTGTACGAGGCGATCGCGTCGCGCCGTTAA
- the ftsW gene encoding putative lipid II flippase FtsW, which translates to MPGSRTGRPPVRRLTRRPPLPRPPRDNPVRRLHTRARKAWDRPLTAYYLILGGSLLITVLGLVMVYSASQITALQKSLPGTFFFRKQFLAAVIGTVLLLLASRMPVKLHRALAYPILAGCVFLMALVQVPGIGQSINGNQNWIALGGSFQIQPSEFGKLALVLWGADLLARKEDKRLLAQWKHMLVPLVPVAFMLLGLIMLGGDMGTAIILTAILFGLLWLAGAPTRLFVSVLSVAGFIGFVLIRTSENRMARLACIGATEPRTDGADCWQAVHGLYALASGGIFGSGLGASVEKWGQLPEAHTDFIFAVTGEELGLAGTLSVLALFAALGYAGIRVAGRTEDPFVRYAAGGVTTWITAQAVINMGAVLGLLPIAGVPLPLFSYGGSALLPTMFAIGLLIAFARDEPAARAALAMRQPRFGRKRGGGPSGPGRWKTMRRRASARSSGER; encoded by the coding sequence ATGCCCGGTAGCCGTACCGGCCGCCCTCCCGTCCGGCGACTCACCCGGCGGCCACCCCTGCCTCGCCCCCCGCGCGACAACCCCGTGCGGAGGCTCCACACGCGTGCGCGCAAGGCCTGGGACCGGCCGCTGACCGCGTACTACCTGATCCTCGGCGGCAGTCTGCTGATCACCGTGCTGGGCCTGGTGATGGTCTACTCGGCCTCGCAGATCACGGCCTTGCAGAAGTCGCTGCCGGGGACCTTCTTCTTCCGCAAGCAGTTCCTCGCGGCCGTGATCGGCACCGTGCTGCTTCTCCTGGCCTCGCGGATGCCGGTGAAGCTGCACCGGGCTCTGGCGTACCCGATCCTGGCCGGCTGTGTGTTCCTGATGGCGCTGGTCCAGGTGCCGGGGATAGGGCAGTCGATCAACGGCAACCAGAACTGGATCGCGCTCGGCGGCTCGTTCCAGATCCAGCCCAGCGAGTTCGGCAAGCTGGCGCTCGTGCTGTGGGGCGCGGACCTGCTGGCCCGCAAGGAGGACAAGCGCCTCCTCGCGCAGTGGAAGCACATGCTGGTGCCGCTCGTTCCGGTGGCCTTCATGCTCCTCGGGCTGATCATGCTCGGCGGCGACATGGGCACCGCGATCATTCTCACGGCGATCCTGTTCGGCCTGCTGTGGCTGGCCGGGGCGCCGACGCGACTGTTCGTGAGCGTGCTGTCCGTCGCAGGGTTCATCGGGTTCGTCCTGATCAGGACCAGCGAGAACCGCATGGCCCGTCTCGCCTGCATCGGAGCCACCGAACCCCGCACGGACGGCGCCGACTGCTGGCAGGCCGTGCACGGCCTCTACGCCCTGGCCTCGGGCGGAATCTTCGGCTCCGGCCTCGGTGCCAGTGTGGAAAAATGGGGTCAACTCCCGGAAGCGCACACCGACTTCATCTTCGCCGTCACCGGTGAGGAACTGGGCCTCGCGGGGACGCTGTCGGTGCTCGCCCTCTTCGCGGCTCTAGGCTATGCGGGTATCCGCGTGGCCGGACGCACGGAGGACCCCTTCGTCAGGTATGCCGCGGGAGGCGTGACCACCTGGATCACCGCTCAGGCGGTGATCAACATGGGTGCGGTGCTCGGTCTGCTGCCGATCGCCGGAGTCCCGCTCCCGCTGTTCTCCTACGGAGGTTCCGCCCTGCTGCCGACCATGTTCGCCATCGGGTTGCTGATCGCCTTCGCGCGCGACGAACCCGCTGCGCGGGCGGCGCTCGCCATGCGGCAACCCCGCTTTGGTAGAAAGCGTGGCGGTGGCCCTTCGGGGCCCGGGAGATGGAAAACGATGCGACGGCGTGCCTCGGCACGTTCGTCCGGAGAGCGGTGA